Below is a genomic region from Trichocoleus sp..
TCAGGCCAGCCGATCCGGAAACAAATAGCAACGGGAGTATCTGCGCCATAGTGCTCCATAAGTTTCGCTTGGGATTCGCGCACATGACGCGCACTCAGGTAAAGACAGAGGCTTGCCCGATGGGCAGCAAGAGAGGCAAGTTCTTCAGTTTCAGGAACCTGGGTTCTGCCACTAATCCGGGTCAGGATGATCGTTTGAACGAGTCCAGGTACGGTCAGTTCAACTTTAAGCTTGGCGGCGGCTGCCTGAAATGCGCTGATGCCAGGAATAACCTCAAACGGAATTTCGGCGCTGGCGAGGGCTTGCATTTGCTCATGGACGGCTCCATAGAGGCTTGGATCACCCGAATGTAAGCGAACCACTGATTTACCCGATCGCACCCGGTCGAGCATGAGCGGCAAAATCTCTTCCAGGGTTTTGTTTGCAGTTCGGACAACTTCAGCATCAGAGCGAACCATCTGAAGCATTTGGCGAGGGACGAGCGAATCGGCAAACAGAATTACATCTGCCTGGCTCAACAGCTTATATGCCTTCATTGTGAGTAGGTCTGGGTCACCGGGTCCTGCCCCAACAATGTAAACGCCAGGTGAAAGTGAGACAGTTTCAAGGTCAGTCATGGTTTTTACTACAATTAATCGAAAATTTCAGAACTCATCATCTCCGTAAAGTCTTTGAGAAAACGGGGACGATCGTAAAAAATGGATGAACTCCCTCAGTAAACCCGGACACTGAAGAAATTCTGCGTAAAAGTGGATGGTAGATGCACCCTGATTCAAGCCCCGGAGTTCGCTCTGGGGTTTTTCTTTAAGCATCACTTCAGTATCTCTACTTAAGCTTCAGTTTGGTCAGAATCAGTTTTAACCTCTCTGGTGCCGATCGTTCCTTCCACCGGGACAACATCCGGCAAGGAGCGTTGAAATCGATACAGCCAGATTAAACCGATCGTACCAGCGGCAATCCCTGCCAAACTGACCATTTGCGCGATCCGTAGCGGGCCCAGCATCAAGCTGTCCATCCGTAGCCCTTCAACCCAAAACCGCCCCAGACTATAGCCAATCCAATAAACCAGAAAGATTGTGCCCAGCTTGAGTGGTGGCTTGCCCTTTAGCCCCCGGAAGAACAAAAACATCAGCAGCGCAAATACGCTCACGTTCCACAAAGATTCATAAAGAAACGTGGGATGAAAGTATTCGTACTGGCTGTAGCCAGGGGGACGTTGAGCAGGCGGAATATAAAGTTTCCAGGGCAAATCAGTGGGGCGACCAAAGGCTTCTGAGTTGAAAAAATTTCCCCAGCGACCGATCGCCTGCCCCAAAATCAGGGATGGCGCGACCAAATCAGCAAGCTGCCAGAAGGAAATCCTGTTCAGACGGGCAAAAATTAGCGTAGCCAGAATGCCCCCCAAAATGGCTCCATGAATCGCGATGCCACCATGCCAGATGGCAAAGAGTTCAGTGGGGTTGTCTTTGTATTTATCCCACTCAAACGCAACGTAATACAGCCGAGCACAGGGAATTGCTGCCACAACAAGCCAGATTGCCAGATCACTAATGAAATCCGGATTAACGCCCCGCCGCTTTGCCAGATAAGTCGAGAGGGTGACCCCAATCAGCACGGCTGAGGCAATTAAAAACCCATACCAGCGAATGGGCAACGGTCCTATCATTGGTCCGGGAGAAGTGAACACTGCAAGCCAAGTCATACAATCCAGTAGCATAATGCCTCATGTTCAAGGGGCAAGGAGCTGGAGGATTTAGGCAAATCCCTCCGCCAGCAGTTCCCACCCTTGATTGTATCGGCAGACGCGAGAAAGGAATGAGGCATGAGGAATTGCTCCCTCCTCTACCCCGCATAGCGACAAAACCATTGCTCCCGGAAAAAGGCGATGCTAGGATTGGCTGAAATCGATAAGTCAGCCTAATTCAATAGCTTTGAAGAGATTATCAAGCTGTTGAAGCGGAGGAACCACTTTTTGGGGCTTGTCTGTGATGGGCCGCAGGAGTGAAGGTGGAGCTATCCCAATTCATCCCTCATCCTTCCAGAAGGGCATCTCCCAGTCCTAGCCCGTCAGCTAACTCCGTCGGCAAGGGGAGAAGACTGAGATGCAGCATTCAATTCACGTTAACGATTGGACGTTGACAAACATTTTGTGCTCCTCAGCTTCCCGATTCTAGTGCGTTGTCCTCTCACAAAGAAGCGAGAAAACCTGTGGAGAACTGGCAAGCGATCGTCGCAGGCGTCACGTTTTTGAGCGTTATTTTCCTGGTAATGACAGAGTGGATTCACCTCACGGTCGCTGCCTTTCTAGGCGCGCTGCTGCTGGTGTTTACCAGTGTGATGACGCTGAAAGAAGCGATCGGTTATATCGGCAATAGTTATGCAACGCTGGCATTGTTTTTTGGCGTGATGGTGCTGGTACGTGCCTTCGAGCCAACTAAAATTTTTGATTATTTA
It encodes:
- the cobM gene encoding precorrin-4 C(11)-methyltransferase, with protein sequence MTDLETVSLSPGVYIVGAGPGDPDLLTMKAYKLLSQADVILFADSLVPRQMLQMVRSDAEVVRTANKTLEEILPLMLDRVRSGKSVVRLHSGDPSLYGAVHEQMQALASAEIPFEVIPGISAFQAAAAKLKVELTVPGLVQTIILTRISGRTQVPETEELASLAAHRASLCLYLSARHVRESQAKLMEHYGADTPVAICFRIGWPDEQIWVVPLSQMAEVTEREDLIRTTMYVISPALEVKEQGERRSRLYNPEHDHLFRPVKGG
- the lgt gene encoding prolipoprotein diacylglyceryl transferase, translated to MTWLAVFTSPGPMIGPLPIRWYGFLIASAVLIGVTLSTYLAKRRGVNPDFISDLAIWLVVAAIPCARLYYVAFEWDKYKDNPTELFAIWHGGIAIHGAILGGILATLIFARLNRISFWQLADLVAPSLILGQAIGRWGNFFNSEAFGRPTDLPWKLYIPPAQRPPGYSQYEYFHPTFLYESLWNVSVFALLMFLFFRGLKGKPPLKLGTIFLVYWIGYSLGRFWVEGLRMDSLMLGPLRIAQMVSLAGIAAGTIGLIWLYRFQRSLPDVVPVEGTIGTREVKTDSDQTEA